In Planifilum fimeticola, the DNA window TGGTATCTCAAAGATTACAGGATGAGTATTCCGAGCTTCGCATTGATTACATTGGTTGTACATCCCTTCACGGGATGTCTTTTGGAGAGGGTGCCCCCTATGAAGTTCGACTGAGGATTGCCGGAAAGGCGCTGTTCAAAGAACAAGCGGAACGAATCGGAGAAGAAGTGGAGGCTCTTTACACCAACGGACCAGCTGGTGGTGGAGGAGTACGAAAATACGTAAACGAATTGGTTGGAATCGTTTCCGTTACCATCCCGAGGGAAAAAGTGATTCCACAGGTTATAATACGGGAGTGGGGCAAATGAGGAAAAAATTATACGAAATAGCTCATTGTCGTGCCGGTGACAAAGGAAATACACTTATATTATCACTTATCTGTTACAATGAGCGAGATTTCCCCCTGTTACGAGAAAAAGTAACAGTAACGAAAGTAAAACAGCACTTCCGGAAAATCGTGGCTGGTGACGTGATTCGCTACGAGTTACCTCATATTGCTGCACTTCAATTTGTTTGTCATAATGCCTTAAGCGGGGGAGTAACAACTTCTCTCGCTATGGACTCTCATGGAAAAAGTTTGAGCTCTTTGCTTTTGGAAATGGAGATCGAGTTAACTCATTAATCCCAAAGAAGTGAAGTTATCCAGCATTTGTTTGACATATCAGTCCAACTTGCGTTGGTTTATGGACAACCTTCCCAAATTTGTTCCTTTATGCTCCTGTTAGATTTAGAAAATATTGGACAAGTACCGCTTACGCGGGAAAGGACTATATCGTACGAATAACAATGGAGTGCCCCAGAGGCGCTCCTTGATTTTTATGATTGGAGGAGAACGGGATCGTGTCGGAAAAACGGTCCGCGCAACGCGGCCGGGTGATGTTTCTGTTTCTGGCGGCAAGTCAGGTAGTCTCGGCTCTGGGAACCGGTCTTGCGCTCTTCGCCATTCAGTGGGAGCTGTGGACCCGGCTTGAATCGGGGTTGGCCCTTGCCGCCTTATGGGTGTTTGTGGCCATTCCTTATATCGTGCTGGGCCCCATTGCCGGTGTCTGCGTCGATCGCTGGGACCGGAGAAAGATCTTGCTGGGTTCCGATTTATTCAGCGGGTTGGTTACCGCTGTTGCGGTATTGGGTATGAGCATTGGCCATGCGCCTGTGCCCTTGCTGTATGTTGTGGCTTCGGGCGTGTCCTGTTGCAACAGCTTCCAAGGCCCGGCGCTTCAGTCCTCCATTCCCCGGCTGATTCCCCGCAGTCGTCTGGCCAGGGCAAACAGTTTCCTGGAGTTCGGAATGCAAAGTTCCCGGATTCTGGCGCCGGCCTTTGGAGGCCTTCTCCTGGCCACAGGATGGAGCGCCGCCCATCTGCTGCCACTGGCCGCCCTCTCGTTTCTTTCCGCCGCGCTCTCCCTGGTCTTTGTGCGGATTCCTTTCCCAAAGGTGTCGCAAAGGGGGGAAGAAGCCGATCAGGAGCGTAAGGTGACACTGTTGTCAGACCTTTCCGGCGGGGTGCGTTTTTTGCGCTCCCAGCGGGCATTGCTTTTGCTCATGATGCTGGCTGCAATCGTCTTCCTCGGGAGTGGTCTAAATGTTCTGATT includes these proteins:
- a CDS encoding MFS transporter; protein product: MSEKRSAQRGRVMFLFLAASQVVSALGTGLALFAIQWELWTRLESGLALAALWVFVAIPYIVLGPIAGVCVDRWDRRKILLGSDLFSGLVTAVAVLGMSIGHAPVPLLYVVASGVSCCNSFQGPALQSSIPRLIPRSRLARANSFLEFGMQSSRILAPAFGGLLLATGWSAAHLLPLAALSFLSAALSLVFVRIPFPKVSQRGEEADQERKVTLLSDLSGGVRFLRSQRALLLLMMLAAIVFLGSGLNVLIPQLVTQVFQGGPRLFGMMEASLSGGALLGSVILLMWGDLSEEPRGS
- a CDS encoding AtuA-related protein, whose translation is MRKKLYEIAHCRAGDKGNTLILSLICYNERDFPLLREKVTVTKVKQHFRKIVAGDVIRYELPHIAALQFVCHNALSGGVTTSLAMDSHGKSLSSLLLEMEIELTH